The sequence AGACTTAAGATATGGATGATTCCTGAAGTTCATTCAAACACTTCTAATGCTTAATCATTTGATTGTGATGTCTTGTGAAATGTGTATTGTGAAATATTAAGGCagtggtgtcaaactcattccgtggagggcctagtgtctgcaggcTTTTGGTTTTTCCTTGCAATTAAGACCTAGAGAACCATgtgtggggagttccttactaattagtgaccttaattaatcaatcaagggAGGAAAGAAAAGCCACAGCCACTCGGCCCTccctggaatgagtttgacatctGTGTGTTAAAGGAATACTCAAGTAGCATATTTGTCATATGGCCCTTCCATCGTTCATTTTAGCTTGCCTTTCATagcttttattttttgtttactTCAAAGCTACTTTGGCTATATGTAAATTTCATTTGTACAAATTAAACAAATAACATTATGGATTATTGTTTTGTACCTTTTTTTTTTTCTGTAATCAATAACCTGATGCAGGATTTTATGGATACAGGCTCAAGGAGGCAAGTTAGTTTTCATCACTAACCATTGGTAATTTTCTGTCTGAACCAAATGAATGAAATGTTTGTGTTGAAGGAAAGAGTTACCACTGATCCTCCAAACATGTATTCTAATAAAGATGGTGCCTTGTTTCCACTTTGTACCAGGGTCAGGAGTTTCCTCCAAACTTTGACTGCAGTCTGAAATCTTTTTGTTTGTGATGGAGCatcttatttatatatatacttgTGGCTTATAGGGAGATGATTGTGGTGGTTATTTTGAGGTTTGAGCAAGAACCATGATTTTCTTTATGGTAGACTCTTGACTAAATTAGAACGGCACTCTGTAAATACTGTATCACATGTAAATAAAGCACTTGTGTATACAGCAAATATGAATTAAAACTTGTAAATTATAAAACAAGCATGTCTCTGGGCATTGTCTTCTGACGGGACGTCATTCCTACACGACAGTCCTCAActgatcagtgcagatgaagtcATCACGCTATCTGACAATGTGTCTCTGGGGTGACCTctactcagcatttcactggcCTATAGGTGTTGTGGTAGAATGAATTATAGTTGGGGGTTATATTGGAAGCTGGCAAACAAGCAATGACTGAAAACATTTATTGAAACGTCACTAACAAATCCTAACATGACAAATTGGTCCTCGTAAAATCTAAACAAACAAGATGCACAAAAGTCTTTAAGCAGTAGAAATACTTTGGTATGGTGGGCTTTATGagaaaaggagagccgcacactctaggagcttagatgcaataattgaataaccaaCGTTTTGACAGACGAGCTGTCATCATCAGGGTATAATATTGGGCTTTATGCTAACAATCAGTTTGGACGGAATGGAAAAACCAACGTTCATTCATGTAGTGTAATTGAGTGCAGGTGGTAGATTCAGATGGCCAGGCCGAAGACACTGACGATGCAGTACATGGATTTATTCTCCCACCTCACTGTACAGCTTCCTGGAAGAGAAGGTTAGGTGGGATCAATAACAGAATCTCCATCTCTAGACTATCTCATATAATCTGGTTGTAGagattgtgtgtttgtgagagattCTCACCATCAGTGGTGTTATCCCAGAAGCATGAGCTGGCTGTCTGTAGACCTGCCCCGTTTTTCTGCATGATAACACAGGTCACTGTGgagaaagagaaacaacagttaaATGACCCCTTTCAGCAATAACACACAAATCCATCTCAATGTGGAATGCAAGTATGATCATTGTATAGGATGATCCATCAACGAAAGTGGTGATGGTAAATTTTAGTGCAGGAAATAAAGTAACTGATTTCAATTATATGTGCCTCCCCCCAACACTGATGCGgctttatttttcatttatttttattgaacttTTATAAAACttgaagtcagttaagaacaaattcttatttacaatgacggcctgatATAGCCCAGCCAAACACTTTTCCTTTCCTTGCATTCAGGGCTACATACCAATGTACTTGAAAGGCTTGCCCAGTTTGCTAAGTTGACTCAGGGACTGCTCCACTACATTAGTGGTCCATTGGTTCACTCTGCTATGTTGATAGGCATTTCCTCCTATGGCTCCTTCTACTGACTGAAAAGACAGTAAAGACATAAAAAAGAGGAACAGGCTTAGTTTCTGAAATTACTGACTATCCAGAGAAAATACAAATGAATACACAGACGTGTCACAGCCCACATTAGTTGCATTACTCATATTGATGTGGCTAGCAACCAACGTAATCCCGGTATGATGTCCTTAGCAACAGGCAGCGGGGTGATGAGTTGTTGCAATGTAGCAAATAGCTAGGTCGACTTTGCTGAACATGAATGTCTCCTACCAATGCAACCATTAGCTAACTTCTCACTTGGCTAAAAGTACCTCTTTGATGATAGTGCTCACTTCGTCAACGACAAAGGCAGTCTGGCAGGATACAAAGACAAAGGCATGCAGAACAGTTATAGTAGCTGGGGAACaacagtaacgttagctagctacctaacattGCTAACATGCGTCTTCAAATAGCATTACATTTAAACAAATGTTACAttaattaggtggatatattagCCATTTTGAACATCTAGCTAACCTCTTCTCCAGTCTGAAACTCATCCATGATGTTAGCAAACGACCGTTACCGCTAGCTAGCTCAGCTGTCGCCAAATGTTGGTGGGTGTGAGGCGCAGGCGCAAGAGTGATTATGATGGTCGTTTCTGTACTGGTTGTTGCATGGACAAAATCATGTCTCTTTCTTCCCTGTTCACAATAAAAACAAAGAGACTGGGTATGTTTCCATCCTCACTGATTACATCTTCAAAGCTTACTGTGCAATATAACAATTGGCTGGCTTTACCGTAAAAACCCAAGAAACCTAATCATGGACAAGAAAAGAGTGCAGGAAATGTATAATAAAACACAATTTAAAGCTAATTGAGACAGGTACAAAAGTTTATTACATCTAATTTAAGCC is a genomic window of Oncorhynchus kisutch isolate 150728-3 linkage group LG21, Okis_V2, whole genome shotgun sequence containing:
- the dynlt1b gene encoding dynein light chain Tctex-type 1, with product MDEFQTGEETAFVVDEVSTIIKESVEGAIGGNAYQHSRVNQWTTNVVEQSLSQLSKLGKPFKYIVTCVIMQKNGAGLQTASSCFWDNTTDGSCTVRWENKSMYCIVSVFGLAI